In Octopus bimaculoides isolate UCB-OBI-ISO-001 chromosome 14, ASM119413v2, whole genome shotgun sequence, the following are encoded in one genomic region:
- the LOC106873244 gene encoding protocadherin gamma-A11 isoform X2 encodes MGRFLLFGFLILFFLPNYSASNLIYHVKEEKAIGSYIGNIAADSHLSDRVVPEHVPLITFSQLQRRGSNSISQLFNVSSNGKLFTAQALDAETLCIYNKECFRIVKVAVRKAKKFMKILKIKVIIQDINDHVPQFPVKQVNIQFSERDGKGSKISVPNAIDKDVGILNSQITYQLRNNNNRLFSLSVFKRIDGRANLAIILEGKLNREEKDTYTLQIVAKDGGSLPMQSVLNVQIAVNDVNDNPPVFSHQMYNVSIKNTHQMSLPVVVLAAKDLDAGENSKILYHFSPKTSDEAKSHFELNKTTGEILLQKIFPVGQKVVYKLFVDATDGGEPPLSSTAIVLVNVMNQQNNAPNIEVDFVFTLTENVASISEDIEAGSFLAYVMVTDNDMGLNGEVSCELQHDKFQLLNFGFKEYKVIVKNSVDREKEDHYDIVIKCSDRGSPPLRAENRFSIRVTDVNDVKPQFTKDTFKFLTYENEKSNFPVGFINATDPDLELGGQLTYFLQGTDTNDIPFQITNYGFISTKSSLDREQQEVYKFKVFVKDNGTPSLNSTANIIVKVVDENDNAPYFTFPSVDPFSLDFYYHPQSKNDLTVLKASDRDNQENAFLKYEIIGGNDKHLFTVNPYTGVLSFSRTVYQNDAGTYDLKFMVKDSGMPSLSAATTLTLSLSVSNTTSPMLAAVHQQSDSLIDVTWVVIIVPVAVVLSVVIVISVTLCVIRTRNQNRALQHTAISASKHPRNEMRQLISQSNNTVPVSCNPDDIMGGSSLSMHGQLYPVDESRNEWKSSSLSRWSQRTPQDFVHS; translated from the exons ATGGGGAGATTTCTGCTATTTggatttttaatcttattttttcttccaaactACTCCGCATCGAATTTGATTTATCATGTGAAGGAAGAGAAAGCAATTGGTTCGTACATTGGGAACATTGCTGCAGACTCCCATTTATCAGACAGGGTGGTCCCTGAACATGTCCCTTTAATCACGTTCAGTCAACTCCAACGAAGGGGCTCAAACAGCATTAGTCAGTTATTCAATGTGAGCAGTAATGGTAAACTATTCACAGCTCAGGCGCTGGATGCTGAAACTCTGTGTATTTACAACAAGGAATGTTTCAGAATTGTTAAAGTTGCTGTGAGAAAAGCTAAGAAATTCATGAAAATTCTAAAAATCAAAGTAATTATTCAAGACATAAATGACCACGTTCCTCAATTCCCTGTCAAACAAGTGAATATCCAATTTTCTGAGAGAGACGGAAAAGGTTCCAAGATATCTGTACCAAATGCCATTGATAAAGACGTTGGAATTCTAAACTCTCAGATCACCTACCAACTTCGGAATAACAACAATCGGttgttttctctgtctgtctttaaaAGAATTGATGGCAGAGCTAACTTGGCCATTATTTTAGAAGGGAAACTGAATCGAGAGGAAAAGGACACGTATACGTTGCAGATTGTTGCCAAAGACGGAGGTTCTTTACCAATGCAAAGTGTTTTAAATGTTCAAATAGCAGTGAACGATGTCAATGACAATCCACCAGTGTTTTCACATCAAATGTATAATGTTTCCATTAAAAACACCCACCAGATGTCACTGCCAGTTGTGGTATTGGCTGCCAAGGACCTGGATGCAGGGGAAAACAGCAAGATTCTCTACCATTTTAGCCCCAAAACTTCAGACGAAGCTAAAAGTCATTTTGAATTGAATAAAACTACCGGAGAGATTTTATTACAAAAGATCTTCCCCGTGGGTCAGAAGGTGGTTTATAAATTGTTTGTTGATGCAACTGATGGAGGGGAGCCTCCGCTAAGTTCAACAGCCATTGTTTTAGTAAATGTTATGAACCAACAAAACAATGCACCAAacattgaggtagattttgtgTTTACATTGACCGAGAATGTGGCATCGATCTCAGAAGATATTGAAGCTGGGAGTTTCCTTGCTTATGTAATGGTCACTGATAATGACATGGGACTGAATGGAGAGGTCAGCTGTGAGCTACAGCACGACAAATTCCAGCTTTTGAATTTTGGTTTCAAGGAATATAAAGTGATTGTGAAGAATTCGGTTGATCGAGAGAAAGAAGATCATTATGATATTGTTATAAAATGCAGTGACCGAGGCTCTCCACCGTTGAGGGCTGAAAACAGATTCTCTATCCGAGTGACAGATGTGAATGATGTGAAACCCCAGTTTACCAAAGACACATTCAAGTTCCTCACCTACGAGAATGAAAAATCCAACTTTCCTGTTGGTTTTATCAATGCTACTGACCCCGATCTGGAACTTGGGGGTCAGTTGACTTATTTTCTACAGGGCACCGACACAAATGACATTCCTTTCCAAATCACAAATTATGGATTCATATCAACCAAGTCGTCATTAGACAGGGAACAACAAGAAGTCTACAAATTTAAGGTTTTCGTTAAAGACAATGGAACACCATCGTTAAACAGCACAGCAAACATTATCGTTAAGGTGGTCGATGAAAACGATAATGCTCCTTATTTCACCTTTCCAAGTGTAGATCCTTTCAGTTTGGACTTTTATTACCATCCACAGAGTAAGAATGACCTCACAGTACTGAAGGCCTCCGACAGGGACAACCAAGAAAATGCTTTCCTTAAATACGAAATCAtcggaggcaatgacaaacatCTATTTACTGTGAACCCTTACACaggggttctttctttctctcggaCTGTTTACCAAAATGATGCAGGAACATATGACCTAAAGTTTATGGTAAAAGACAGTGGCATGCCGTCTTTATCAGCCGCCACCACCTTAACTCTCTCGTTAAGTGTAAGCAACACCACCTCACCAATGTTGGCTGCAGTCCACCAACAGTCGGACAGCTTAATCGACGTGACCTGGGTCGTTATCATTGTCCCAGTAGCTGTCGTTCTATCAGTGGTGATTGTTATTTCTGTCACCCTGTGTGTGATTAGAACTAGAAACCAGAACAGAGCCTTACAACACACGGCCATCTCAGCCTCAAAACACCCAAGGAACGAAATGAGGCAACTCATCTCTCAGTCTAACAACACAGTCCCTGTGTCATGTAACCCGGATGACATAATGGGAGGCAGCTCGTTATCGATGCATGGACAGCTTTACCCAGTGGATGAATCACGAAATGaatggaaatcatcatcattgtccagaTGGTCCCAGAGAACACCACAG gATTTTGTTCATTCCTGA
- the LOC106873244 gene encoding protocadherin gamma-A11 isoform X1, whose amino-acid sequence MGRFLLFGFLILFFLPNYSASNLIYHVKEEKAIGSYIGNIAADSHLSDRVVPEHVPLITFSQLQRRGSNSISQLFNVSSNGKLFTAQALDAETLCIYNKECFRIVKVAVRKAKKFMKILKIKVIIQDINDHVPQFPVKQVNIQFSERDGKGSKISVPNAIDKDVGILNSQITYQLRNNNNRLFSLSVFKRIDGRANLAIILEGKLNREEKDTYTLQIVAKDGGSLPMQSVLNVQIAVNDVNDNPPVFSHQMYNVSIKNTHQMSLPVVVLAAKDLDAGENSKILYHFSPKTSDEAKSHFELNKTTGEILLQKIFPVGQKVVYKLFVDATDGGEPPLSSTAIVLVNVMNQQNNAPNIEVDFVFTLTENVASISEDIEAGSFLAYVMVTDNDMGLNGEVSCELQHDKFQLLNFGFKEYKVIVKNSVDREKEDHYDIVIKCSDRGSPPLRAENRFSIRVTDVNDVKPQFTKDTFKFLTYENEKSNFPVGFINATDPDLELGGQLTYFLQGTDTNDIPFQITNYGFISTKSSLDREQQEVYKFKVFVKDNGTPSLNSTANIIVKVVDENDNAPYFTFPSVDPFSLDFYYHPQSKNDLTVLKASDRDNQENAFLKYEIIGGNDKHLFTVNPYTGVLSFSRTVYQNDAGTYDLKFMVKDSGMPSLSAATTLTLSLSVSNTTSPMLAAVHQQSDSLIDVTWVVIIVPVAVVLSVVIVISVTLCVIRTRNQNRALQHTAISASKHPRNEMRQLISQSNNTVPVSCNPDDIMGGSSLSMHGQLYPVDESRNEWKSSSLSRWSQRTPQMYHQPIAVTSGEVSQPNTAATLSNYLHDTLRTQQRPNEPEWSEAWQRAGGGAVASKDFVHS is encoded by the exons ATGGGGAGATTTCTGCTATTTggatttttaatcttattttttcttccaaactACTCCGCATCGAATTTGATTTATCATGTGAAGGAAGAGAAAGCAATTGGTTCGTACATTGGGAACATTGCTGCAGACTCCCATTTATCAGACAGGGTGGTCCCTGAACATGTCCCTTTAATCACGTTCAGTCAACTCCAACGAAGGGGCTCAAACAGCATTAGTCAGTTATTCAATGTGAGCAGTAATGGTAAACTATTCACAGCTCAGGCGCTGGATGCTGAAACTCTGTGTATTTACAACAAGGAATGTTTCAGAATTGTTAAAGTTGCTGTGAGAAAAGCTAAGAAATTCATGAAAATTCTAAAAATCAAAGTAATTATTCAAGACATAAATGACCACGTTCCTCAATTCCCTGTCAAACAAGTGAATATCCAATTTTCTGAGAGAGACGGAAAAGGTTCCAAGATATCTGTACCAAATGCCATTGATAAAGACGTTGGAATTCTAAACTCTCAGATCACCTACCAACTTCGGAATAACAACAATCGGttgttttctctgtctgtctttaaaAGAATTGATGGCAGAGCTAACTTGGCCATTATTTTAGAAGGGAAACTGAATCGAGAGGAAAAGGACACGTATACGTTGCAGATTGTTGCCAAAGACGGAGGTTCTTTACCAATGCAAAGTGTTTTAAATGTTCAAATAGCAGTGAACGATGTCAATGACAATCCACCAGTGTTTTCACATCAAATGTATAATGTTTCCATTAAAAACACCCACCAGATGTCACTGCCAGTTGTGGTATTGGCTGCCAAGGACCTGGATGCAGGGGAAAACAGCAAGATTCTCTACCATTTTAGCCCCAAAACTTCAGACGAAGCTAAAAGTCATTTTGAATTGAATAAAACTACCGGAGAGATTTTATTACAAAAGATCTTCCCCGTGGGTCAGAAGGTGGTTTATAAATTGTTTGTTGATGCAACTGATGGAGGGGAGCCTCCGCTAAGTTCAACAGCCATTGTTTTAGTAAATGTTATGAACCAACAAAACAATGCACCAAacattgaggtagattttgtgTTTACATTGACCGAGAATGTGGCATCGATCTCAGAAGATATTGAAGCTGGGAGTTTCCTTGCTTATGTAATGGTCACTGATAATGACATGGGACTGAATGGAGAGGTCAGCTGTGAGCTACAGCACGACAAATTCCAGCTTTTGAATTTTGGTTTCAAGGAATATAAAGTGATTGTGAAGAATTCGGTTGATCGAGAGAAAGAAGATCATTATGATATTGTTATAAAATGCAGTGACCGAGGCTCTCCACCGTTGAGGGCTGAAAACAGATTCTCTATCCGAGTGACAGATGTGAATGATGTGAAACCCCAGTTTACCAAAGACACATTCAAGTTCCTCACCTACGAGAATGAAAAATCCAACTTTCCTGTTGGTTTTATCAATGCTACTGACCCCGATCTGGAACTTGGGGGTCAGTTGACTTATTTTCTACAGGGCACCGACACAAATGACATTCCTTTCCAAATCACAAATTATGGATTCATATCAACCAAGTCGTCATTAGACAGGGAACAACAAGAAGTCTACAAATTTAAGGTTTTCGTTAAAGACAATGGAACACCATCGTTAAACAGCACAGCAAACATTATCGTTAAGGTGGTCGATGAAAACGATAATGCTCCTTATTTCACCTTTCCAAGTGTAGATCCTTTCAGTTTGGACTTTTATTACCATCCACAGAGTAAGAATGACCTCACAGTACTGAAGGCCTCCGACAGGGACAACCAAGAAAATGCTTTCCTTAAATACGAAATCAtcggaggcaatgacaaacatCTATTTACTGTGAACCCTTACACaggggttctttctttctctcggaCTGTTTACCAAAATGATGCAGGAACATATGACCTAAAGTTTATGGTAAAAGACAGTGGCATGCCGTCTTTATCAGCCGCCACCACCTTAACTCTCTCGTTAAGTGTAAGCAACACCACCTCACCAATGTTGGCTGCAGTCCACCAACAGTCGGACAGCTTAATCGACGTGACCTGGGTCGTTATCATTGTCCCAGTAGCTGTCGTTCTATCAGTGGTGATTGTTATTTCTGTCACCCTGTGTGTGATTAGAACTAGAAACCAGAACAGAGCCTTACAACACACGGCCATCTCAGCCTCAAAACACCCAAGGAACGAAATGAGGCAACTCATCTCTCAGTCTAACAACACAGTCCCTGTGTCATGTAACCCGGATGACATAATGGGAGGCAGCTCGTTATCGATGCATGGACAGCTTTACCCAGTGGATGAATCACGAAATGaatggaaatcatcatcattgtccagaTGGTCCCAGAGAACACCACAG ATGTACCATCAGCCCATAGCTGTCACCTCTGGTGAGGTGAGCCAACCCAACACAGCAGCCACCCTCTCCAACTACCTCCACGACACACTTCGTACCCAGCAGCGACCCAATGAACCCGAATGGAGTGAAGCATGGCAGAGAGCTGGAGGTGGGGCAGTGGCCAGCAAG gATTTTGTTCATTCCTGA